From the Candidatus Saccharibacteria bacterium genome, the window CCCAAACCACAGGTTACTGCTCAGCTTGATTTGCTGGAACCCGCTGTTCATACCATAGACAAGCCCTCTTTCGCGGGCCGTACCGAGTATTTTAGAGTAGAGTGTTTCGGTGAGCAGCGCGTTCACTAACCCAAGCGCATCAATCTCTCGCTCTTCAAGCCGGCGAATCATAAACGTGTCGATGTAAAAATACACCGTGTCGACTGTTTCGTTCGGAATACACACTGGTTTTTTCAGGCCAGTCACTGCTTCATCTGGCATGATAAATCGCTCGCCACGAGGAAGCTGAATTTCTTCAAGCATTTCCACAATTTTGCGCTTACGGGCAGGAGTTATATTGCCCGCTATGACAAACCGCATATTATCTGAGGTATGCGTTCGCCGGTAATGTTCACGCACGTCGTCGAGCGTGACGTTGTCCATAAGCACCAAGCGTTCTCTATCTGTTTCCGAGACAAGGCCATAGGCTTTTCTGCTCGACGCTCCAAGTTGACGGTAGTGATTGTTAGCCCGAGCGGCCAACTCTTCGCGAACATTACCAAACTCTGCGTCAAATTCCTCCTGCAAAAACAACGGCTTGTCTATGGCGGTGCGCAGCAGTCGTGTTACTCGCTCCCATTCAAAATCGGCACATTCTAGCTCGTATACAATGTCATATACATCGGTAGAGGCATTGCTGTAGGCACCATTTTTTTCCACTTCTGCCTGAAAATCACGCGCCCGCGGGAACTCATCATTCGCACCGAGTAATATATGCTCCATGAGGTGTGGCGTTTCCCACTTTGCCCTGTCAACCAAATACTCCCCCGCCCGGAAGTTAATATACACATTCATAACGCTTGCATCTGGAACGTGCACCAAAAGACCTTTGGCGCCGTTTTCTAGGGTAATTTCTTCAACTGTGTGCTTCATATGTGAAAGCAGGTGACTGAGACTTATTAACTCTGCCCTTTGCCCTCTGCCCTATTTCCGTTTCCTCGCTTTTGCCTTGCGCTGACGCTCGCGTTTGTTTGCCTTGGCGCGTTCTTTCGCAGTGGATTTCACCTGGGATGGCTTTTTCCCCGCTGTAAAGTCCCCCTCATCGAACTGTTTTTCATCGTCTAAAATCTGCCCGGCGTTGCTTATAGAGCCGCGAGCCGCTCGAGTCAATTCGGTTTCAACCGGACGGTCAAGCTCGTCCATTTCAATTGGTTCTGCGTGGAAGATTGCTCGAACAACATCGTGGCGAAGCGCATATTGCATTTGCTCGAAAATCATCTGTCCGCGGCGTCGATACTCAACAAGTGGGTCACGCTGGCCGACACTCATCCAGCCGATGCCTTCGCGGAGATGATCCATGTTTTCAAGATGCTGCATCCAAAGATTATCTAAGATTTGTAAGTATATGTCGCGCTCAACTCGGCGCATAATTTCAGGGGTGAAGGCTGTCTCCCGGCCCTTATAC encodes:
- a CDS encoding insulinase family protein, with the protein product MKHTVEEITLENGAKGLLVHVPDASVMNVYINFRAGEYLVDRAKWETPHLMEHILLGANDEFPRARDFQAEVEKNGAYSNASTDVYDIVYELECADFEWERVTRLLRTAIDKPLFLQEEFDAEFGNVREELAARANNHYRQLGASSRKAYGLVSETDRERLVLMDNVTLDDVREHYRRTHTSDNMRFVIAGNITPARKRKIVEMLEEIQLPRGERFIMPDEAVTGLKKPVCIPNETVDTVYFYIDTFMIRRLEEREIDALGLVNALLTETLYSKILGTARERGLVYGMNSGFQQIKLSSNLWFGSQVSAANAPALFDIIIEQLGNLFRGELAEADISAAQAYAIGRYQRSAQTVSSTAAGYTGRYFFDEHIEDYYGVPERIQAVTKQDIIDVTRAMFADNIGGLGVYGSVTPQLADDLSKQLAVLWQQVA